One Thermococcus sp. M36 genomic window, CTTGACGACTATCAGGTTCTTGACGAAGGTGTACTGCTTCTGTGCCGTCGTGAAGTCCCTCAGCTTGAGCTTCTGCTCCATATCAAGGCTTTTGATTTCCTGCGCGAGCATCTTCTTCTTGAGCACGTCCGCCCCGATGCCCTCCTGGAAGAGCTGCTTCTTTTTCTTCTCTATGCGCTCGATTTCTTTCTTCGTCCTCTCAAGCCTGTTCCTGAGGCGTATCTCTTCCTCCTGAAGCTCCCTCAAGGAGAGCTTTTCAATCGGGTTTTTCCTAAACCTGTCGAATATTCCCATCACCATCACCTCACTTCCGTATCAGCACGAGTCCGAACCCGTCTATG contains:
- a CDS encoding chromosome assembly protein, which codes for MVMGIFDRFRKNPIEKLSLRELQEEEIRLRNRLERTKKEIERIEKKKKQLFQEGIGADVLKKKMLAQEIKSLDMEQKLKLRDFTTAQKQYTFVKNLIVVKKYEKELRKIGLWDKLARVEPEQLESVLVKVSLDGREFDEMVDSLNRVFEMDIAEFEGTEDQTERELMEAWARVETGDADVEEIASEIASPKLEKETEEEL